Below is a window of Deinococcus sonorensis KR-87 DNA.
CCGTCAGCGGCACCGTGGTGGCTCCGGGCCAGGTGCTCACCGCCGCCCACGTGCTGCACGACGACGACGTGAAGGTGCGGACTGCCGATGGCCGCGAGCTGAGCGCCACCGTGGCCGGCCGCGACCCTGCCACCGATCTGGCCCTGCTGCGGGTGGACGGGCTGGACCTCGAACCGCTGGCGGCGGCCGGGGAGCTGCGGGTAGGTGAGCTGCTGCTGGCCGTGGGCCGGCCAACACACGGTGTCCAGGCCAGCCTGGGGCTGGTGCAGCGCCGGCCCGAACGCGGCTGGATGCCGGCCGGGGCCGAGCCGTTCCGCGGCGTGACCGGCGGAGCGCTGGTCAGCGCAGCCGGTCAGCTGGTGGGCGTGCTGAACGCCGGCGTGCAGCGCGGCACGCTGCTGGCGGTGCCGGTCGAGCGGGCCATGAAGGTGGCGGCGCTGCTGGCGCAGGACGGCCGGGTGCCGCGCGGGTACCTGGGCGTGGCGACCCAGCCGGTGCATTTCCCGGAAGAGCGGGAGCCACAGGTGCCTGGAGCTCAGGAGGAGCAGCGGCGTGGCCCCGGCCCGCGCGGCGACTTCGGTCCGCGTGGCGGTCCCCGTGGTCCGTGGGGCCGGGAGGGCGGGCCGCGCGGGCCCCGGCGTGGCCGGGTGGGCCTGACGGTGGTGCAGCTGGACGAGGGCAGCCCGGCTGCCCAGGCGGGTCTGCTGAAGGGCGACGTGCTGCTGGCCGTGGACGGTGACGCGATCCGTCATCCGCACGAACTGACGGCGCAGGTGCGGGAGCGGGCGGGCGAGGCCCTGACGCTGCGGGTGCTGCGCGGCGGCCAGGAACACGACGTGACGCTGACGGTGGGAGAGCGCTGAGCATGGCCCAGCCGGTACCATCCGGTATGGCGACCCGGGCGGCATCCGGCTCCTTCCCCACCGTGCAGGTCGCGGTGGGGTCCGGGCTGTTGCGGGCGGGGCTGCAGGCCCTGCTGACCCAGGCGGGGGTGCCGCTGGTGCTGTCCGGCGGCGAGGTGCTGCTGATTGACGACAGCTGGCTGCCGGACCCGGCCCTGGCCGGCACGCCGGGCGGGGTGGTGGCGCTCGGCTCGGTGGTGTGGGCCAGCCTGCTGCCGGAGCTGGTGGTGGGCGGCTGGGCGGCCCTGCCGGCCGACCCGGCTCCGGCCGAACTGCTGGCGGCGGTGCTGGGTGCGGCCGCGGGGCTGGCGGTGCTTCCGGCAGCCCTGGCGCGCCGCCTGGACAGCGAGCCGGACGACGAGCCGCTGGAGTTGCCGCTGGAGGAAGTCAGCCTAACTCCCCGCGAGCGGGAGGTGCTGCGCCTGCTGGCGGAGGGGCTGAGCAACAAACGGCTGGCACGCGCGCTGGGGGTGGCGGAAAGCACCGTGAAATTCCACGTGCAGGCGGTCTACAGCAAGCTGGAGGTGGCGAGCCGCACAGCCGCCGTCACCCGCGGCATCCAGCTGGGGCTGGTGAGCGTCTAAGGGCACGGGGAGCATACGGTTTCGAACGCCTGCAGCTGTGCACGGGGAAGCGTTGCGTGGGGGCCAGGTCGGAACCGTGGCTTTTGGGCCTTGCCTTTCCGATCATCGGCGGCCTCATCGAGCCCACTCGACGCCGCTCGTCACTCGTGCGGCGTGACTCAGAAGAGCAGCGCGAGTTCCACGAAGTACGCTGCCTCTGCGGGCGTCAGTCGCCCCGCCGGTCCATATCCCTCAGCAAAGGCCGCCTGATCGGCCCGTGTCAGGCCATGCATCGCCACCGCCACGTCGGAGCGCGGGTCACCGACCTCCGCGAACGACCAGTCGATCAGGCCCGTGACGCGCCCGCCCTCGGTCATCACATTGACCAGGAACAGATCACCGTGGATGAATGCCAGCGCGACGGGCGCGGGTGGCCGGTTCCGTCGCGGGTCGAACCGCGCCACGTCCGCCGCTGGGTTCAGGCGCCTCGCGGAGGCCAGCACCGTCTCCAGACAGTCGTGGCCACCTAAGCCAGGAGGGGGCGGCGTGGCGTGCAGCCGCGCCAAGTGTGCACCAAAGTTTGTGAGGAGCGCTGTGCGCCCCGCACGGTCGAGCTCGGCACCGAGCGCCGCCTCCAGGGTTATGCCGGGCAGGCGACGGGTCATAAGCCAGCCTTCCAGCCCGGCCGATGCGGCCCGCTCGAGGAACAGCAGGGGCTCAGGGGCCGGCACGCCCAGCGGGTGGACGGCACAGAGCGCGCGATGCTCGCGCCGGATCACCTCCAGGTGTGGTCCGACAGAGCGCTTGAGCACCACGGGGCGGCCGCTGGCGTCGAGCGCGAAGGCGACGCGGGAGGTGCGGCCCTGCCGCGGAGGCTCCTGAAGCGGCGTGTCGGCGGCGAGCATCGCCCGGACCTCATCCGGAAGGTCGGCGAGCGTCAGGGACACGGCGTACGGGCGCGGGGGCTCCATGCGCCCAGTATTCACGGGCGCGGCAGCAGAGCCAGCAGGAGCACACCTCACGTGTTGACCTCGCCCTGGACCCACTCCCCTTCCTGGCAGCCGCTAAGCTGACCGGATGCCCACGCCTGCCCGCCTGCTCGAACGTCTGTCCGCCATCGCCGCTTCCCTGGCCCGGACGGGCAAAGCACAAGCCCTGATCGGGCTCGGCTCGGTTGGACTGGAGCTGGAGCGGCTTGACGCCCATTCCGACCTGGACTTCTTCGTGATCGCGGAAGACGGACAGAAAGGCGCCCTCCTGGCGGACCTGTCGTGGATGACGGAGGCCGCCTCCGACGCCTACTTCTTTCAGAACACACCCGACGGGTACAAGTGGTTGTTCAGCGACGGCGTCTTCTGTGAATTCGCGGTGTTCGAACCGCCCGAGCTGGCCGGCATTCCCTTCGCACCGGGCCGGGTCGTCTGGAAGAAACCGGGGGTGCCCGAGACCATCGCGCTGCCGCTGGCCACATCTCACCACCCGGAAACTACCTTGGAGTGGGTGACCGGGGAGGCGCTGACCAACCTCCTGGTCGGGCTGCAACGGTATCGGCGCGGCGAGCGGCTGTCTGCCCTCCGCTTTGTCCAGGGGTACGCGCTGGACCGGGTGCTGCAGCTGATGGCCCGTCAGGAGGGCGGCGGTGCAGGCCAGCCGGACCCCTTCGCACCGGAACGTCGCCTGGAGCAACGCCATCCGGAAGCGGCGGCACTCCTGATGGCCTTTGCCCCCGGCTACCTGGGAACGCCCGACGCCGCGCTGGCCATGCTCGCGTGGCTGGAAGCCCACGTGACCGTCAACCCGGCCATCGCCGCCGCCATCCGGCAGGTGCATGCCGGGATTATGGCAGACCGAGCCTGACGGATCTGACGGCCACCGGCCGGGCAGAGCAACGCCCCTGCGGATCCCGCCTGCTCAAGGACATGAGCAACTGGGAGGCCACAGGGGCATAGAAGTTCATCTGGAGGGTCAGGCCACCGTTCTGACCCGGCTAGGTACGGTTGCTGGTGTCGGCGGCGTCGCGCAGAGCGTCACCGAAGAAGTTGAAGGCCAGGATGGTCACGAACAGGAACAGGCCCGGCAGCAGCAGCCAGGGGTACAGGTTGAGCGTCTGGAAGCCCTCGCGGCGGGCATCGGCCAGCAGCAGGCCCCAGCTGGTCATCGGTTCCTTGATGCCCAGGCCCAGGAAGCTCAGCGCGCTCTCGCCCAGGATGTAGCCGGGCAGCGAGAGGGTCGCCGTGACCAGCAGGAACGAGCTGAGGTTGGGCGTGATGTGCCGCAGGATCACCCGCAGGTCGCGCGCGCCGATGGCCTGCGCCGCCGACACGTACTCCACCTGCCGCAGCGACAGCACCTGCCCGCGCAGCACCCGCGCCAGTCCGGCCCAGCCGATCAGTGCCAGCACCGCCACGATGCCCAGGTACACCCAGGTGCTGGGCCAGCGCGCCGGAATCAGGGTGCTGAGCGCCAGCAGGATCGGCAGGCGCGGGAAGCTGAGCAGCACCTCCACCACCCGCTGAATCAGGTTGTCGATGACGCCGCCGTAGTAGCCGCTCAGGCCGCCCATCACAATGCCGATGGCGAACGACAGCAGCACCCCGATCAGGCCCACCGTCAGGCTGACCTGCCCGCCGACCAGCGTGCGCGAGAACAGGTCGCGGCCCAGCTGGTCGGTGCCGAAGGGGTAGTAGTTGCCGCCTTGCGCCCCGAACAGGTGCAGGTCGGTCTGAATGCCGAAGAAGCGGTACGGCTCGCCGTGCACGAACAGCCGCAGCGGCAGGGGATTGGCGCGGTCCTCCACGCTCTTGCGGGCGAACGTCACCGGGTCGCGCTTCTGGGTGAAGCCGTACACGAACGGCGTGCGCAGCCGCCCCTGGTACATCACATGGATCGCCTGGGGCGGCTGATACTCGCTGCCCTGGTGCTGGGTGGTGATGTTGTACGGCGACAGGAAGCCCGCGAACAGCGCGCTGAGGTACAGCACGATCAGCAGCCAGCCGCCCACCACGCCCATCCGTGACCGGCGGTAGCGCCGCCACGCCAGGCTGAGTGGCCCGGCGGCCCGCACCGGGCTGCCGTCCGGCACGGCGGTCATGCGTACCTCACGCGCGGGTCGGCCCACGCGAGCGCCACGTCGGCCAGCAGGTTCCCGATCAGCAGCAGGAAGGCGCTGAGCATCAGCAGCGTCAGCGCGGTGTACTGGTCCTTGTTCACCAGGCTGTCGTAGAGCAGCGGCCCGATGGTCGGCAGGTTCAGCACGATGCTGATGATGATGGTGCCGCTGATCAGGCTGGGCAGGCTCAGTCCCGCCAGGCTGATCAGCGGGTTGATGGCGTTGCGCACCGCGTGCTTCCACACCACCCGGTTGCTGGCCACGCCCTTGGCGCGGGCAGTGCGCACGTAGTCCTGGCCCAGCACGTCCAGCATGGAAGCGCGCATCTGGCGCATCAGGCCCGCCACGCCTTCCAGCCCCACCGCCAGCACCGGAATCCACAGGTGGTTGAGCAGGTCCAGCACCCGCGGCCAGCTCCACGGCACGCCGATGTACCGCGGGCTGAACAGGCCGCCCACGTTCTGCCCGCCGAACTTCAGCACCAGCGCCACCAGCAGCAGCGCGGCCAGAAAGTCCGGAATGGCCAGCCCCACGTACCCCAGCACGTTAGCCACCTGCGCGCCGGCGCTGTGGCGGCGAAAGGCGGTGTAGATGCCCAGCGGAATCGCCACCACCCAGCTGACCAGCAGGGTGATCAGCGCCACGAACACGGTCCAGCCGAGCAGCTCCCCGATCACCGTCACGACGGGGCGGTTCTGCAGGAAGCTGTAGCCGAAGTCCAGCCGGGTGATCACGCCCCACAGCCAGTGCAGGTACTGGATCACCGGCGGCTGGTCCAGGCCCAGCTGCCGTGAGATGGCGGCGGCCGTTTCGCGGGTGAAGCGCGGGTCTTCCAGGAACTGGTCGGTGAAGCTGCCGGGCTGCAGCTTGATCACGAAAAAGCACAGGGCGCTGATGATCAGCAGCGTGGGAATCATGCCGAGCACCCGGCGGATGACAAAGTTCAGCACACGGCCTCCTCCAGACACACAGGGCGGCAGCGGGCGGGGAGCTGGCACGCTCCCGACTCACCCGCTGCCGCAGAGAAGCGTCTTACTTCTGGTAGATCAGCGGGACCGGGTTGTACCCGGGGATCACGCCGAGGTTGTAGACGTAGTTGCCGTACTTGTTGCTGATCGCCCCGATGTTGTCGGGCTTCAGCAGCGGAATCACCGGCAGGTTGTGGGCGAACAACAGCTGCCAGCGGGTGTACAGCGCCTTGCGGGTGGCCGGGTTCGGCGACACGGCGGCCTGCTCGAAGATGTTGTAGATGTCCTTCTCCCACGGCTGCATGCGCGCCACGTTGGGCGTGCCGCCGTCCTGGGCCGGCTGCAGGCTGCGGTGCCAGTAGTACAGCGCCCCGCCCGGCTCCCAGATGGGCCGGCGCAGTTCCGGGTCCGGCTGGTCGCCGAAGGCGTGCAGAATCGCCTCGTAGTCGCCGCTCAGACCGGTGGACAGCAGGTTCTTGGCCAGGATGCCGCGCAGGTTCATCTTGACACCGATCTGCTTGAAGTCGTTCTGCAGGATGGTGGCGATGGCCGGGTAGGTGCTGCTGTCGGTGCCGTAGGTCAGGTCGAATTCCAGCGGCTTGCCGTTCGGCAGGGTCCGCACGCCGCCGCTGCCCACCTTGAGGCCCATCGCGTCCAGGGCGGCGCCGGCGGCCTTCAGGTCAAAGCTGCCCAGCGACGACTTGGTGTTGGCGTAGAAGGCGGTGTTGGCCGGCGCGACGCCGTGGCCCGGCAGGGTGGCCAGCCCGTTGTACACCGTGTCGATCAGGCGCGGGCGGTTGATGGCCGACTGGATGGCCGTGCGGAAGCGCAGGTCGCTGAAGACCTTGGCCAGCGCCGCATCCTTGGCGTCGAAGTTGAAGGCCAGGAACGGCGGGCTGCCGAACAGGGCGGTGCTGCGGATCACCTTGAAGGGGGCGCCCGCCACCTCCTTCTGCTTCAGGTCCGGGAACTGCGAGCCGCTGATGTTCAGCTGGTCGATGTTGCCGGCCAGGAACTGCGCCACCTGCTGCTGCGGGTCGCGGATGATCAGGAAGCTCAGGCTGTTGAGGTACGGCAGCTTGGTGCCCTTGGCGTCCACTTTCCAGTAGTTGGGGTTGCGCGTCAGGCTGACCTTCTGGCCGGCGGTGTAGCTGCTGAGCTTGAAGGGGCCGGTGCCGACCACCTCGGCCGGCGCCACGTTGGTGGGCCACGCGTTGTTGATGTCGGCGGCCTTCGCGCCGCCCTCCACGCTGTACTTCAGCAGCTTGTGCTTGGGCATGATGAAGTTGCGCATCTGCAGCAGGAAGGCGGGCGCCGGCTGGCTGAGGGTGGCCTGCACGGTGTTCTTGTCGAGCGCCTTGAACACGATCTTCTTGCCGTTCTGCATGAAGGTCGCGGCGTCACCGGCGCGCGCCTCGGGGTTCTCGATGATCTGGTCGTAGGTGAACACCACGTCGTCGGCCGTGAAGTCCTGGCCGTCACTCCATTTGGTGCCCTGACGCAGCTTGAAGGTGTAGGTCTTGCCGTCGGGGCTGACGGTCCAGCTCTCGGCCAGGGCGGGTTCCAGCTTGTAGGTGGAGAAGTTGAACTCCACCAGCCCGTCGAACAGCTGCTGCGAGATCAGGCCCAGGTTGTTGTCGATGGCGCCGTAGTAGTTGAGGCTCTGGGGGCTGTCCCCCAGGGCGAGCGTCATGTCGCCGCCGGTCTTGCCGGCGACCACGCCCAGTTTGTCGTACCCGCTCACCTTCTTCGGCGCGGCCAGAGCAGCGCTCAGCAGGGTGATGGCCGCGAGCGGCAGGGTCAGGTGGGCCAGGGTGCGCATCGGTCGCATAGCTTCTCCTTCGTACTCCTCAGGGGAATGACGGTACCAGCAGGGCTGTCTCTTCGGAAGTAATGCCCGTAGAGTAATACCACTTGCAGTCCAATTGCAAGCCATCGCCAGATTGGTCCTGAAGTGGTATGGTTGCAATTATGCGATCCTCGCTGCCCACCGTGCCCGGCGCCGACTGGGGCGCCGTTGTCGATGCCGGCAGCGCCACGCCCATCTACCTGCAGGTGGCGGCGGCGCTGGCCCGCAGCATCGAGCAGGGTCAGGTCCCGGTGGGCACCGCCCTGCCGGCCGAGCGCGAACTGGCCGCCCGGCTGGGCGTGTCGCGGGTCACGGTGCGGCAGGCGCTGGCCCGCCTGACCGAGCAGGGCCTGCTGGAGCGGCGCCAGGGCAGCGGCACCTTCGTGGCGCCAGCGCGCATTCAGCACCCGCTCTCGGAGCTGACCAGCTTCAGCACCGACATGGCCGCGCGCGGCGCCCACCCCGGCGCCCAGGTGTTGCAGTTCGAGTGTGTGCCGCCCACCGCGCTGGAAGCGATGACGCTGGCACTGTCGCCGGGCGAGCGGGTCTACCGGGTCCGGCGACTGCGGACCGCTGACCAGGAGCCGCTGGCGGTGGAGCAGAGCACCCTGCCGCAGCGGCTGGTGGGCGAGCTGGCGGCCCAGGACGTGCAGGACCACAGCCTGTATCAGCTGCTGGCCGACCGCCAGCTGTCCCTCCGGCGGGCCATCCGCAAGATCACGGCGGTCAGCGCCGACCCGGAGCAGGCGCGGCTGCTGCAGGTGCCGGTCGGGGCCGCGCTGCTGGCCACCGAACGGCTCAGCTGGGACGGGCAGGGCCGGCCGCTGGAGTTCGCCTCGGCGCATTATCGGGGCGACCGCTACGAATTCATGATGGAGCTGCAGGGCGGTCAGCCTTGAGTGCGGCCCGCGTCCTGGGCCTGATGAGCGGCACCAGCGCCGACGGCATCGACGCGGTCCTGCTGGAGCTGCCCGGCTGGCCCGCGCTGGGCAGTGGCGCCGCGTTTCCGGCGCTTCAGGGCGGGGGACCGCGCGGCCGGGTGGTGGCCCACACCTTCACCCCGTACCCGCCCGACCTGAGGGAGGCGGTGCTGGCGGCCATGCGCAGCGACAGTCACACAGCCGCGCTGACCCAGCTGCACTGGTGGCTGGGCGAGGCGCTGCTCGCCGCGGCAGCCCCGCTGGCCGCGTCTGCCGACCTGATTGCCATGCACGGCCAGACGGTGCAACACCAGCCGCGGGTGGACCCGGCCGTCGGCTGGGGGCGGCCCGCCACGCTGCAGCTGGGCGAGGCGGCGGTGGTGGCGCAGGGCACCGGCCGGCCAGTGGTGGCCAACTTCCGGGCGGCGGATGTGGCCGCCGGCGGGCAGGGCGCCCCGCTGGTCCCCTACGCCGACTGGGCGCTCCTCTCGGAGGCCGGCATGCGCCGCAGCGTCCATAATCTGGGCGGCATCAGCAACCTCACCTACCTGCCGGGCCTGGACCCGGCCGGGGTGCTGGCCTTCGACACCGGCCCGGCCAACTGCCTGATGGATGAGGCGGCCCAGCGGGCGGGCCTGACCTGCGACGAGGGCGGACACCTGGCCCGGCAGGGCACCGTGCACCAGCCCACCCTGGAGGCCTGGCTGGAGCACCCGGAGTTCCTGCGGCCGCCACCCAAATCCACCGGCCGCGAGACGTGGCGGCTGGACCGGCTGCCGGCCCCAGTCGTCCTCAGCGTGCCGGACCTGGCGGCCACCGCCACCGCCTTCACCGCCCACAGCATTGCCGCCGCGTACCAGCGCTGGGTGCTGCCGCTGGGTCTGGACGAGGTGGTGGTGGCCGGCGGCGGCGCCCGCAACCCGGAGCTGATGCGGCAGCTGGCCGCCGCGCTGGACCCGGTGCCGCTGCGCACCTTCGCGGAGCTCGGCTGGGACCGGGCCGGCTTCAGCGACAGCACCCGCGAGGCCGCCGCCTTCGCGTTTCTCGGCTACGCCCGCGCCCAGCGCTGGCCCAACACCCTGCCCCATACCACCGGCGCACGCTCAGCGGTGCTGGCCGGCACCCTCGCGGAGGACGCGCATGCCTGAGTTCAGACCCACCGAAGCGGTTCACCCGCTGCACCACGACCTTGACCAGCTGGACAGTGCCAGCATCGTCACCGCCCTGATTGAGGACCAGCATCAGGCAGTGCAGGCGGTGCAGCGGGCCGGACCCGCGCTGGCCCGGGCGGCCGAACTGGCCAGCGAACGGCTGGCCCAGGGCGGGCGCCTGATCTATGTGGGGGCCGGCACCAGCGGCCGGCTGGGCCTGCTGGACGCCACCGAGCTGACGCCCACCTTCTCGTGGCCACCGGAACGGGCGCTGACGCTGCTGGCTGGCGGCCTGGGGGCCGTGACCCGCGCGGTGGAGGGCGCCGAGGACGACATGCGGGCGGGCCGCGACGACCTGCAGGCGCTCAGCCCCACCCCGAACGACGTGGTAATCGGGGTGGCGGCCAGCGGCACCACCCCGTACGTGCTGGCCGCACTCGAACTGGCCCGGCAGCGCGGCGCCCTGACCATCGGCATCGCCAACAATCCCGGCACGCCGCTGCTGACCGTGCCGCACTGCGCGGTGCTGCTGGACACCGGCCCGGAGGTGATCAGCGGCAGCACCCGCCTGAAGGCCGGCACCAGCCAGAAAATCGCGCTCAACACGCTCTCCAGCACCATCATGGTGCGGCTGGGCAAGGTGCTGGGCAACCTGATGGTGGACCTGCAGGCCACCAATCTGAAGCTGCAGCAGCGGGCGCTGAGGCTAGTGATGATCGCCACCGGCGCCAGCGAAGCGGACGCCAGCCAGGCGCTGCTGCAGGCCAGCGGGCGGGTCAAGACCGCCATCGTGATGCTGGGCCGGCAGGTGAGCCTGGACGAGGCCGAGCGGCGGCTGGAAACGCACCACGGCCGCGCCCGCGCCGCGCTGGAGGCCGAGTGAACGCCCCGCTCGACCCGGCCCGCCGGCTGCTGGAGGCGGCGATGGCCCAGGGGCTGCCGGGCGCGGCGCTGGGCGTGGTATGGCGCGGCGGTGAACGGCAGACGCTGGTGCTGGGGCAGGCGCAGCGGGTGCCGGAGCCGCTGCCGCTGGACGCCGGCATGTCCTGGGACCTGGCCAGCCTGACCAAGCCGCTGTTCACCGCGCGGGCGGTGCTGCTGGCCCTGCAGGACGGCCTGCTGGACCTGGACGATCCGCTCTCGGACTTCCTGCCGGAACTGGCCTGGATGCAGGACACCCCGCTGCGGCAGCGCACCCTGCGCCAGCTGATGACCCACACCAGCGGCCTGCCCGCCTGGGCGCCGATGTACACCTGGGGCGACGTGTCGCTGATCCGCGCGCGGCTGCTGCAGGAAGCGTGGCCGCTGGGCGAGCCGGTCTACAGCGACCTGAACTACATCCTGCTGGGGCTGGTGCTGGAGCGGGTGCGCGGCGTGCCGCTGCGCGACTTCCCGATGCCGGACGGCTTCACGGCGGCCCCGGACCCGCAGCGCAGCGTAACAACAGAGCACTGCGCCTGGCGGGACCGCCTGCTGCGCGGTGAGGTCCACGACGAGAACGCCGCCGCGCTGGGCGGGCTGCCGGGCCACGCCGGGCTGTTCGGGACGCTGGACGGGGTGCTGGATCAGGCACAGGCGCTGCTGGAGGGCCGCTGGCTGTCCCGGGCCGCCACCGAGCTGGCCACACGGCCACAGACGGAGGGGCGTACCCTGGTGTTCGTGCGCGACCAGCCGGGCTGGAGCGGCGGCAGCCTGTGTACGCCCGGCGCCTACGGGCACACCGGCTTCACCGGCACCGGCCTGTGGGTGGACCCCGGCCACGACCGCGCCTGGGTGCTGCTCACCAGCCGGGTGCATCCGTCCCGGCACACCAGCATCGACATTCAACGGCTGCGGCGGGCCGTGGGCAACACGGTGCAGGCCATGGACCCGGCTTGAGCGGGGTCGCGCCCGTGGCCTTCTTCAGCCGCTGTGCTGCTGCCAGTACCGGTTGCTGTACCGCTGGCGGTCGCGGGTGACCAGCAGGCAGCCCACCCCGGTCAGCTGATCCGCGAGGCGCAGGCTCTCTTCCGGGGTCAGCACGCTGAAGGCGGTGGCCAGCACGTCGGCGGTGGCGCTGTCGCGCGCCAGCACCGACGCGCCCACCACCCACGTGACCGGCTGGCCGCTGCGGGGGTCGAGCACGTGCGAGTGGCGTTCTCCCCGAATGGTGTAGCCGCGCCAGGTGTCGCCGCTGGTGGCCACCCCCTGACCGCTGATCTGCAGGTGAGCGGCCGGGGGGGCATTGTCGGCGCGGGTCAACGGGTCGGCGACGGCCACACGCAGGTGGTCGTCGCCCAGGTGACGCAGGTCGCCGCCGATGTTCACCAGCACCGCGCGAACGCCCGGCTGCCGGTAGGCGGCCTCCGCCGCCCGGTCCACGATCTGCCCCTTGGCATGCGCATTGAAGTTCAGCGTCAGGTCACTCAGGCGGGTGGCCGCCCGCCGGTCTGCCCGCACCCGGTAGGCGGGCGCCTGCAGCCGGTTCACCAGCTGTTCCAGCTCGGCCGGGTCCGGCACGGTGCCGCGCTGCTCCGCCTCGGCCCAGACCCGGCCCAGTGCGTCGGCGCCGGGGTGGTAGGCGCCGCCGGTCTCCCGGGTCCAGTCCAGGCTCTGGGCCAGCAGTTCGCCCAGGTCCGGCGACACCGGCTGCTCCACGCCCAGGGTGGCCTGCCAGCGGTTCAGCTCGCTGGCCGGGTCAAAGCGGCTGAACACCTGCTCCAGCCGGTCAATTTCATCCAGCAGCGCCTGTTCCGCCACCTTCGCCTGGACCGCCGTTTCGGCCCGCACCCGCAGCTCCAGCGAGGTGCCCAGCACCCGTTCGTAGTGCGTGGTGTACCAGCGCGGCCGCCCGGCCCGCTCGTCCAGCCAGCGGCCCACGCGACGCAGGACGGCGGCCAGCGGGGTGGCGGTCACCGGACGGCCCGGCGGTGAAGATGGAGGCGGCGGTTCAGGGCCGTAGTCTCACGCCGTCACATGAAGGTCCGTCGAAGATCTGATGAGATGACCGGCACAGCGGGGCCGGACAGCGGTCAGAGGGCGCGGTGAACGTGATGCCACGACGACCAGATGCGGCCGCCCGCGCGCAGGTAAAAGTCCGGCAGGCGGGTCCAGTCCACCCCCATCACCTGCACGCCCCGTTCGCGCAGGTGCGCGGCGCAGGCCAGGAAGAAGCCCCATCCGAGCCCCTCCCCGCGCCGCGCCTCCGCAATGCCGAACGGTCCAAGGCCGCCGGTCCGCGCCGTGTCCGGCAGGCCCTGCGCCGCCCGCAGGCCACCGGGGTACAGGCAGGACGGCAGGATGGCCGGATCGTCCTCGGTGCCTGTCAGCGCGAACCCGATCAGCTGGCCGCCGTCCAGCAGCGTCAGAATCTGCAGCGGATTCTGGTCCGCGATGCGCCCCAGATCACTGCCCCAACGGGCCGAGAACGAGGCTGCGAACGCCTGGGCCTGCTGCACCAGGTCCGGCGAGGTGGCCGGCTGGAGGTGCATGCTCGCCGGCAGGCGCGCAGCGGGCAGCTCGGCCGGCAGCAGCGCCAGGTCATGGCTCACGTCGCCGTCAAACTGATAGCCGCGCCGCTCGAAGTAAGCGGCCGCCTGCGCCGGGACGCCGGGAAAGAAATGCAGGTGCTCGGCTCCCGGCACGATGGTGCGGTGCCCGGCCTGCCTCAGCCGGTGCTCGGCCTCGGCCAGCAGGCCCGCGCCCACGCCTCTGCCCTGCTGCTCCGGGTG
It encodes the following:
- a CDS encoding FAD:protein FMN transferase, yielding MTATPLAAVLRRVGRWLDERAGRPRWYTTHYERVLGTSLELRVRAETAVQAKVAEQALLDEIDRLEQVFSRFDPASELNRWQATLGVEQPVSPDLGELLAQSLDWTRETGGAYHPGADALGRVWAEAEQRGTVPDPAELEQLVNRLQAPAYRVRADRRAATRLSDLTLNFNAHAKGQIVDRAAEAAYRQPGVRAVLVNIGGDLRHLGDDHLRVAVADPLTRADNAPPAAHLQISGQGVATSGDTWRGYTIRGERHSHVLDPRSGQPVTWVVGASVLARDSATADVLATAFSVLTPEESLRLADQLTGVGCLLVTRDRQRYSNRYWQQHSG
- a CDS encoding serine hydrolase domain-containing protein, encoding MAQGLPGAALGVVWRGGERQTLVLGQAQRVPEPLPLDAGMSWDLASLTKPLFTARAVLLALQDGLLDLDDPLSDFLPELAWMQDTPLRQRTLRQLMTHTSGLPAWAPMYTWGDVSLIRARLLQEAWPLGEPVYSDLNYILLGLVLERVRGVPLRDFPMPDGFTAAPDPQRSVTTEHCAWRDRLLRGEVHDENAAALGGLPGHAGLFGTLDGVLDQAQALLEGRWLSRAATELATRPQTEGRTLVFVRDQPGWSGGSLCTPGAYGHTGFTGTGLWVDPGHDRAWVLLTSRVHPSRHTSIDIQRLRRAVGNTVQAMDPA
- a CDS encoding anhydro-N-acetylmuramic acid kinase, which gives rise to MSGTSADGIDAVLLELPGWPALGSGAAFPALQGGGPRGRVVAHTFTPYPPDLREAVLAAMRSDSHTAALTQLHWWLGEALLAAAAPLAASADLIAMHGQTVQHQPRVDPAVGWGRPATLQLGEAAVVAQGTGRPVVANFRAADVAAGGQGAPLVPYADWALLSEAGMRRSVHNLGGISNLTYLPGLDPAGVLAFDTGPANCLMDEAAQRAGLTCDEGGHLARQGTVHQPTLEAWLEHPEFLRPPPKSTGRETWRLDRLPAPVVLSVPDLAATATAFTAHSIAAAYQRWVLPLGLDEVVVAGGGARNPELMRQLAAALDPVPLRTFAELGWDRAGFSDSTREAAAFAFLGYARAQRWPNTLPHTTGARSAVLAGTLAEDAHA
- a CDS encoding GNAT family N-acetyltransferase, with amino-acid sequence MLPPDSTPGLMSGPAPTPDEILALWHAAFPSHPVHPAGLRARLDASDPQLWLRLDGQLVGWAALRSVAGQERGHLRALLVHPEQQGRGVGAGLLAEAEHRLRQAGHRTIVPGAEHLHFFPGVPAQAAAYFERRGYQFDGDVSHDLALLPAELPAARLPASMHLQPATSPDLVQQAQAFAASFSARWGSDLGRIADQNPLQILTLLDGGQLIGFALTGTEDDPAILPSCLYPGGLRAAQGLPDTARTGGLGPFGIAEARRGEGLGWGFFLACAAHLRERGVQVMGVDWTRLPDFYLRAGGRIWSSWHHVHRAL
- the murQ gene encoding N-acetylmuramic acid 6-phosphate etherase, with protein sequence MPEFRPTEAVHPLHHDLDQLDSASIVTALIEDQHQAVQAVQRAGPALARAAELASERLAQGGRLIYVGAGTSGRLGLLDATELTPTFSWPPERALTLLAGGLGAVTRAVEGAEDDMRAGRDDLQALSPTPNDVVIGVAASGTTPYVLAALELARQRGALTIGIANNPGTPLLTVPHCAVLLDTGPEVISGSTRLKAGTSQKIALNTLSSTIMVRLGKVLGNLMVDLQATNLKLQQRALRLVMIATGASEADASQALLQASGRVKTAIVMLGRQVSLDEAERRLETHHGRARAALEAE